One Mangifera indica cultivar Alphonso chromosome 4, CATAS_Mindica_2.1, whole genome shotgun sequence genomic region harbors:
- the LOC123214330 gene encoding receptor-like protein 6: protein MQPLCHPHESYALLQFKDSFIIDCPSASDESSAYPKVSSWKLQGDSDDCCSWNGIKCDQETGYVIGLNLSSSCLFGSFNSNSTLFLLSHLQKLILYDNNFNSSKIPSGFGHLTELTYLDLSHTVFSGQIPSEISQLSNLVYLSLSVPPLEDPLKLHKPDLKSLVHNLTRLKELDLGFVEMNSINALKTLANMTSLTSIGLESCSLQGEFPERIFHFPSLTNLKLAYNPDLTGELPEFHFNNPLKVLDLSNTSFFGELPFSIGNLLSLEVFDIYNSNFSGFIPYSLANLAQLKYLDLSNNNFSAQTLSSLLWFTKLTKLTELWLGGTNLHGEIPSKLFKLTQLETLDLSSNKLQGLIPSSISKLKNIEFLSFNSNNLSGSMELDMFLMLKNLKRLLLSFNNLTVLSSKTISNASLDLLGLAACNLNKFPLFLKNQDTLEWLDLSDNHIHGEIPQWLWNTSVKTLEYLNLSYNSLTDFGGHSAVLPWKHLRTLDLRFNMLQGSLPIPPASTYTLLYLASNNKFFGEVSPLLICSQSSLQVLDLSNNNLSGVLPECLGNLSESMVVLNLRNNSLHGHIPTFAAECQLKSIDIGHNQLHGQLARSLANCKMLEFLDLENNHIYDVFPSWLGALPELRILSLSSNRFHGVIRGPMVGFEFPNIHVIDLSHNSFQGRLPYENFQSWKALKVIDVDQEAAYMQESMYPIYYFLSMYEDATYQYSMTIHNKGMERIYSKISEALKAIDFSYNNFRGEIPTSIGELKGLHLLDFSNNNLSGQIPSSLKELKQLESLELSCNKLSGHIPQELKQLNFLEFFNVSHNQLIGPIPRGAQFDTFQNDSYEGNMGLCGIPLSKSCENIDTTSTASSTFEEDQNFGSQDEFIWRIVIAMGFGSGFVVGIIVECNKIFIKNWFSKTFRKPPFQKRGQPF from the coding sequence ATGCAGCCACTATGCCATCCTCATGAAAGCTATGCCTTGTTGCAGTTCAAGGATAGCTTTATCATTGACTGCCCTTCTGCTTCTGATGAATCTTCTGCTTATCCAAAAGTGTCTTCATGGAAGCTCCAAGGAGACAGTGATGATTGTTGTTCCTGGAATGGCATCAAGTGTGATCAAGAAACTGGTTATGTCATTGGCCTCAACCTCAGTAGCAGTTGTCTTTTTGGTTCTTTTAACTCTAATAGCACACTTTTCCTCCTTTCCCACCTTCAAAAACTTATCCTTTATGACAATAATTTCAATAGTTCTAAAATCCCATCAGGTTTTGGGCATCTTACAGAGTTAACATATCTTGATCTCTCGCATACTGTATTTTCTGGCCAAATCCCATCAGAGATATCCCAATTGTCCAACTTGGTCTATTTATCTCTCAGTGTGCCACCTTTAGAAGATCCATTGAAACTGCACAAGCCTGATCTGAAAAGTTTAGTTCATAACTTAACCCGCCTAAAAGAGCTTGATCTTGGCTTTGTCGAAATGAATTCAATAAATGCCCTTAAGACCTTGGCAAACATGACTTCTCTAACATCTATTGGTCTTGAATCTTGTTCATTACAGGGGGAATTCCCCGAAAGAATTTTTCATTTCCCAAGTCTCACAAATCTTAAACTAGCCTATAACCCGGACCTGACAGGTGAGCTTCCTGAATTTCATTTCAACAATCCTCTTAAGGTACTTGATCTTTCAAACACAAGTTTCTTTGGAGAGCTGCCCTTTTCAATTGGAAATCTTCTTTCTTTAGAGGTATTTGATATTTACAATAGTAATTTTAGTGGATTTATTCCTTATTCATTAGCAAACCTTGCCCAGCTCAAGTATTTGGATCTTTCAAACAACAATTTCAGTGCCCAAACTCTCTCTTCCCTGCTCTGGTTTACAAAGCTTACCAAACTCACTGAGTTGTGGCTCGGAGGAACCAATTTACATGGTGAAATTCCATCTAAGCTTTTCAAACTCACCCAGTTGGAAACATTGGACCTTTCATCCAACAAGTTGCAAGGCCTTATTCCAAGCTCAATCTCCAAACTCAAGAACATTGAATTTCTCAGCTTCAATAGCAATAACTTGAGTGGTTCAATGGAGCTAGATATGTTTTTAATGCTGAAAAATTTGAAGAGATTACTGCTATCATTTAACAATTTAACAGTCCTCTCTTCGAAAACCATTAGTAATGCTTCTCTTGACCTACTAGGTTTGGCTGCCTGCAACTTAAATAAGTTCCCacttttcttgaaaaatcaaGACACTTTGGAGTGGCTAGATCTGTCTGACAATCATATCCATGGTGAAATACCCCAATGGCTGTGGAATACAAGCGTAAAGACACTCGAATATCTGAACCTTTCTTATAATTCCCTAACAGACTTTGGTGGGCATTCAGCTGTCCTTCCATGGAAACACCTTCGCACATTAGACCTCAGGTTTAACATGCTTCAAGGATCACTCCCAATTCCACCAGCATCTACATATACCCTTTTATATCTGGCctcaaacaacaaattttttggCGAAGTTTCACCATTATTGATTTGCAGTCAAAGTTCGCTTCAAGTTCTTGATCTATCTAATAACAATCTGAGTGGGGTTCTTCCTGAATGTTTAGGCAACTTAAGTGAGTCTATGGTTGTCTTGAATCTCAGAAACAACTCCCTTCACGGCCACATTCCAACATTTGCAGCTGAATGCCAATTGAAGTCTATTGATATTGGCCATAATCAATTACACGGGCAACTGGCTAGATCATTGGCCAATTGTAAAATGCTAGAGTTCCTTGATTTGGAAAACAATCATATATATGATGTTTTTCCTTCTTGGCTAGGAGCTCTTCCAGAGCTACGAATTCTCAGTCTAAGCTCGAACAGATTTCATGGAGTAATCAGAGGTCCTATGGTAGGATTTGAGTTTCCGAACATTCATGTCATTGATCTCTCCCACAATAGTTTTCAAGGTAGGCTACCATATGAGAACTTCCAATCCTGGAAAGCATTGAAAGTCATTGATGTCGACCAGGAGGCAGCGTACATGCAGGAAAGCATGTATCCCATTTACTACTTCCTTAGCATGTATGAGGATGCCACCTATCAGTATTCAATGACAATACATAACAAAGGAATGGAAAGGATATACTCGAAAATTTCAGAAGCCTTGAAAGCTATTGATTTTTCATACAATAACTTTCGAGGAGAGATTCCAACATCCATTGGAGAATTGAAGGGGCTGCATTTGCTCGATTTTTCAAACAACAATCTCTCGGGTCAGATTCCGTCATCCTTGAAGGAATTGAAGCAGCTTGAATCATTAGAATTATCCTGCAACAAACTTTCAGGACACATTCCTCAAGAACTAAAACAACTCAACTTTCTGGAATTCTTCAATGTCTCTCATAACCAACTTATAGGACCAATACCACGGGGGGCACAATTTGATACATTTCAGAATGATTCATATGAAGGAAATATGGGGTTGTGTGGAATTCCTCTCTCAAAGTCCTGTGAAAATATTGACACCACCTCCACAGCGTCTTCAACTTTTGAAGAGGATCAAAACTTCGGATCTCAAGATGAATTTATTTGGAGAATAGTAATTGCAATGGGGTTTGGCTCAGGGTTTGTCGTTGGAATTATCGTTGAGTGCAATAAGATCTTCATAAAGAACTGGTTTTCGAAGACTTTTAGGAAGCCGCCATTTCAGAAGAGGGGTCAGCCTTTCTAG